From the Daucus carota subsp. sativus chromosome 8, DH1 v3.0, whole genome shotgun sequence genome, one window contains:
- the LOC108192430 gene encoding peroxidase 20: protein MDSSRMLYFVIMTIIIYYSHISLSENVNHLVLDYYKENCPMVEEIVQRQVQIAVLKDPRMAASLLRLHFHDCFVMGCDASVLLDSFEGMVSEKQAAPNVNSLRGFQVIDEIKYILEEACPCTVSCADVLAIAARDSVALRGGPWWNVYLGRKDSLKASFNGANQFIPTPNSSLETLIANFKVQGLDIGDLVALSGSHTMGKARCVSFRQRIYEDMSEESLEYYRHSDRTRIFRRVLQSICPQSGRDNAIAPLDYKTPTRFDNHYYHNIVEGKGLLQSDNVLVSEDYQGEIRKHVWGYAKDEEYFFQSFANSMIKMGNIDPLTGEQGEVRKSCRIKNDT from the exons ATGGACAGCTCAAGAATGCTCTATTTTGTGATAATGACTATCATCATATATTATAGTCATATAAGTTTGAGTGAAAATGTTAATCATCTTGTTCTTGATTACTACAAGGAAAATTGCCCCATGGTCGAAGAGATTGTGCAACGTCAAGTTCAAATTGCAGTTCTTAAAGATCCAAGAATGGCTGCTTCACTTCTTCGCTTGCATTTCCATGATTGTTTTGTTATG GGATGTGATGCATCAGTGCTTCTGGACAGCTTCGAAGGTATGGTAAGTGAGAAACAAGCAGCACCGAATGTGAATTCACTGCGAGGATTCCAGGTCATTGATGAGATTAAGTATATTCTGGAGGAGGCTTGTCCTTGTACGGTCTCTTGTGCTGATGTTTTGGCTATTGCTGCCAGAGATTCTGTTGCATTG AGAGGTGGACCTTGGTGGAATGTTTACTTGGGAAGAAAAGACTCTTTGAAAGCCAGCTTCAATGGAGCCAATCAGTTCATCCCCACTCCAAATTCTTCTCTAGAGACTCTCATTGCCAATTTTAAAGTACAGGGTCTTGACATTGGAGACTTGGTTGCTTTGTCAG GAAGTCACACAATGGGAAAGGCAAGATGCGTGAGCTTCAGGCAAAGAATATACGAGGACATGTCTGAAGAATCTCTAGAATATTATCGCCACAGTGACAGGACAAGAATATTCAGAAGAGTTTTGCAGAGTATATGTCCGCAATCAGGTAGAGACAATGCAATTGCACCACTCGATTACAAGACTCCGACAAGGTTTGATAATCACTACTACCACAACATAGTTGAAGGGAAAGGACTCCTACAATCTGATAATGTGTTAGTAAGTGAAGATTATCAAGGGGAGATAAGAAAGCATGTTTGGGGCTATGCAAAAGATGAAGAGTATTTCTTTCAATCATTTGCAAACTCTATGATCAAAATGGGAAACATCGATCCACTAACCGGAGAGCAAGGAGAGGTAAGGAAAAGTTGTAGAATTAAAAATGACACTTAG
- the LOC108203761 gene encoding putative pentatricopeptide repeat-containing protein At3g15930, with translation MNQRLKSLLNKYKNHEKIIKKLHAHAITLGSLSTHQHLASKFLNIYSLLNRPAQAQNIFNQIQQPDIVSWTCLMNHYLNIDKPNKAISIFSQLLVNHKPDGFSAVAALTACGRFRDLRNGRAVHGMVIRFELCDEPILGNALIDMYSSNGDALRAKTVFDVMGVRDVVSWTSLLNGFVKCDDMDSARQVFDEMPVRNAVSWTGMIVGFVRGKVSVCGLELFREMVGDGGAFPTEITVVAVLSGCADIGALDFGRTVHGFVSKSVLVRDMAVNNALIDMYSKSGSLESGLEIFHGMGCKDLFTWTTTISGLALHGKGRRAVELFGDMLATGLTPNIVTYVAVLSACGHSGLIEQGKLLFKNMINSNGMKPTIQHYGCMVDLLGRAGCVHEAIELIECMPMRPDAVIWRSLLSACLGKGELNLAEIAAKKIIELEPESDGVYILLWNIYRNANKWDDASKTIKMMRSQKIKKKPGCSWIELNGIVHEFLAEDSLSSIRPDMYIVLKTIINESKPDTNILFF, from the coding sequence ATGAATCAACGACTCAAGTCTTTACTAAACAAATACAAGAACCATGAAAAAATCATCAAGAAGCTCCACGCCCACGCCATTACTCTTGGCTCACTCTCCACCCACCAACACCTCGCTTCTAAATTCTTGAATATTTACTCACTACTCAACAGACCAGCACAAGCCCAAAACATAttcaaccaaattcaacaaccaGACATTGTTTCATGGACTTGTTTGATGAACCATTACTTGAATATTGACAAACCCAACAAAGCTATCTCAATCTTCTCTCAGTTGCTTGTTAATCACAAGCCTGATGGCTTCTCAGCTGTAGCTGCTCTAACAGCTTGCGGTAGATTTCGAGATTTGAGAAATGGGAGAGCTGTTCATGGGATGGTGATTAGGTTTGAGCTTTGTGATGAACCCATTTTGGGTAATGCTTTGATTGATATGTATAGCAGCAATGGGGATGCTTTGAGGGCTAAGACTGTGTTTGATGTTATGGGTGTTAGAGATGTTGTGTCATGGACTAGTTTGCTTAATGGGTTTGTGAAATGTGATGATATGGATAGTGCACGCcaagtgtttgatgaaatgccggTCAGGAATGCTGTTTCCTGGACGGGGATGATTGTTGGGTTTGTTCGTGGGAAGGTTTCGGTTTGTGGGTTGGAGTTGTTTAGAGAAATGGTTGGGGATGGTGGAGCTTTTCCTACGGAGATTACGGTTGTTGCTGTTCTTTCTGGTTGTGCTGATATTGGAGCTCTTGATTTTGGCAGGACTGTGCATGGTTTTGTTAGTAAGTCGGTTTTGGTTAGAGATATGGCGGTGAATAATGCATTGATTGATATGTATTCCAAGAGCGGAAGCTTGGAATCTGGACTAGAGATTTTTCATGGGATGGGTTGTAAGGATTTGTTTACATGGACTACGACGATATCAGGATTAGCACTTCATGGGAAAGGAAGACGTGCGGTTGAATTGTTTGGCGACATGTTGGCGACTGGACTTACTCCGAATATAGTTACATATGTTGCAGTGTTATCGGCTTGTGGTCACTCAGGACTGATTGAACAGGGGAAattattgtttaaaaatatgataaatagcAATGGAATGAAACCAACAATTCAGCATTATGGGTGTATGGTTGATCTTTTAGGACGAGCTGGATGTGTACATGAAGCTATTGAGTTGATTGAATGTATGCCTATGAGACCGGATGCTGTGATTTGGAGGTCACTTCTAAGTGCTTGTTTAGGTAAGGGAGAATTGAATTTAGCTGAAATAGCTGCGAAGAAGATTATTGAACTTGAACCTGAGAGTGATGGGGTGTATATACTTCTATGGAATATTTATCGCAATGCAAATAAATGGGATGATGCATCTAAGACGATAAAGATGATGAGAAgtcaaaaaattaagaaaaaaccAGGTTGTAGTTGGATTGAGCTGAATGGCATCGTTCATGAATTTCTTGCTGAAGATTCACTGAGTTCTATTAGGCCAGACATGTATATAGTCTTAAAAACTATAATCAATGAATCAAAACCTGATACTAATATCTTGTTCTTttga